In Anomaloglossus baeobatrachus isolate aAnoBae1 chromosome 3, aAnoBae1.hap1, whole genome shotgun sequence, one genomic interval encodes:
- the LOC142295212 gene encoding zinc finger protein 565-like, whose product MRKLKKRLPVKKALKGRKQKSPPTQSEFDDVAVYFSHEEWGSLEEDQKDLYQQVMMDNYQTFHTLGPHNKKTKLIACLERGKDPSITRRGRPPKTPDISNKQTKELNTSLFTPDGMTVEGVYLMDDLEEDPCISLKEDNVTTKRQYNFRDRVRVEYSAFFDDEVKKLKRKKRLRVKFSYDKLEPGISSLYSCSECDKKYKQKSNLIKHQKLHTDVSRFICLKCDK is encoded by the coding sequence ATGAGGAAATTAAAGAAGAGACTTCCAGTGAAGAAGGCCTTGAAAGGGAGAAAGCAAAAATCTCCACCGACTCAATCCGAGTTTGATGACGTTGCCGTGTACTTCTCACATGAAGAATGGGGGTCTTTAGAAGAAGATCAGAAGGATCTCTACCAACAGGTCATGATGGACAATTACCAAACCTTCCACACGTTAGGTCCCCATAACAAAAAAACGAAATTAATAGCGTGTCTTGAACGAGGAAAAGATCCATCAATCACACGCCGGGGAAGACCTCCAAAAACACCGGATATCTCCAACAAGCAAACAAAAGAGCTGAATACATCGTTGTTTACCCCTGATGGAATGACGGTAGAAGGTGTGTATTTGATGGATGACTTGGAAGAAGATCCATGCATTTCATTAAAAGAGGACAATGTGACCACCAAACGCCAGTACAACTTTCGAGACCGAGTTAGAGTAGAATACTCTGCATTTTTTGATGATGAAGTAAAAAAACTTAAGAGGAAGAAACGTTTACGAGTCAAGTTTAGTTATGATAAACTAGAACCAGGTATTTCCAGCCTTTACTCTTGTAGTGAATGTGACAAAAAGTATAAGCAGAAATCAAACCTGATCAAACATCAGAAATTGCATACAGACGTGTCGCGCTTCATCTGTTTGAAAtgtgataagtag